Proteins encoded within one genomic window of Dyadobacter chenhuakuii:
- a CDS encoding GreA/GreB family elongation factor produces MNTQRNHVILGEDDFRMLKQFAENFSSSNANEMSLSYELNRAIVVENDELPPDSIRLNSEVKVRELTTNKEMEFSIVMPALADIKQKKISVLTPMGAALIGLCKGETVEWKMPAGMKKFQVLDVRQML; encoded by the coding sequence ATGAATACGCAAAGAAACCATGTGATATTGGGTGAAGATGATTTTCGTATGTTAAAACAATTCGCCGAAAATTTCAGCAGCAGCAATGCGAACGAAATGTCCCTGTCCTATGAACTCAACCGCGCGATCGTGGTGGAAAACGACGAGTTGCCACCGGATAGCATCAGACTGAATTCGGAGGTGAAAGTGAGGGAATTAACGACAAATAAGGAGATGGAATTCTCCATTGTAATGCCTGCTTTGGCTGATATTAAACAAAAGAAAATCTCCGTACTAACCCCAATGGGCGCCGCTTTGATCGGGCTTTGCAAAGGCGAGACAGTGGAATGGAAAATGCCCGCAGGCATGAAGAAGTTCCAGGTGTTGGACGTAAGGCAAATGCTATGA
- a CDS encoding sensor histidine kinase — MAKKESGKLDKAKDLALHLRARREIILNRWRERCADDPSLSSKSSFSREEFNDQVPLLLDVLDQRLQQIEPTHDPIVIANEHGIHRWQNGYSLRELVIELEHLIAILIDEVDRYNLDFSKLDAANASYVYRELSRIYAEANRGSVVSYNDLGQTAAAEQASSLQKALDQLLQLGKKRNEHLRHSSHDLRSSFSVILMASQLSQTQSSDTERAELMNILNKNLTSLRDMLLQLTDYARIEAGQETLDIKDFNVANLIKEIVENAQPVAELRKLKITAEGPDTLKISSDKVQIQRVLQNLLYNALKYTESGGVYITWSNENERRWVLSVQDTGPGFRENSPAAVFAEQLKPATHTTGIHNHVPPIERVPLISDDSDNGSFKESEGLGLFIVKKICELMKATMDIESAPGKGTLVRVRFQSKQELNAAP; from the coding sequence ATGGCAAAGAAAGAATCAGGAAAACTCGATAAAGCGAAGGATCTGGCTTTACACCTCCGTGCACGCAGGGAAATAATTTTAAACAGATGGCGCGAAAGATGTGCTGATGATCCTTCGCTAAGCAGTAAGAGCAGCTTTTCCAGAGAGGAATTCAATGACCAGGTCCCGTTGTTACTCGATGTGCTCGATCAGCGCCTGCAACAAATAGAACCCACACACGACCCGATTGTAATTGCCAACGAGCATGGCATTCACCGCTGGCAAAACGGTTACTCGCTTCGTGAGCTGGTCATTGAGCTGGAACACCTTATCGCGATCCTGATTGATGAGGTTGACCGGTATAATTTGGATTTTTCCAAACTCGATGCAGCTAACGCATCCTACGTTTACCGGGAGCTAAGCCGGATCTATGCAGAGGCAAACCGCGGCAGTGTCGTATCCTACAATGATTTAGGGCAGACGGCTGCGGCAGAGCAAGCGTCCAGTCTGCAAAAGGCACTGGATCAGCTGCTCCAACTGGGAAAAAAGAGAAACGAGCATTTGAGACACAGTTCGCACGATTTGCGATCGAGTTTCAGCGTGATATTAATGGCATCCCAACTTTCACAAACGCAATCTTCTGACACAGAGCGAGCGGAATTGATGAACATTTTGAATAAAAATCTGACCTCGTTGCGGGATATGTTACTGCAACTCACCGACTATGCGCGTATCGAAGCCGGTCAGGAGACGCTGGACATCAAAGATTTTAATGTGGCTAATTTGATAAAAGAAATTGTTGAAAACGCGCAGCCGGTAGCAGAACTACGCAAACTGAAAATCACTGCCGAAGGTCCTGACACACTAAAAATATCGAGCGACAAAGTTCAGATCCAGCGTGTTTTACAAAACCTCCTTTATAATGCATTAAAATATACAGAATCGGGAGGCGTCTATATAACCTGGTCCAATGAGAATGAAAGACGGTGGGTGCTTAGCGTACAGGATACCGGGCCTGGTTTCCGGGAAAATTCGCCCGCGGCCGTCTTCGCAGAACAATTAAAGCCAGCCACACACACGACCGGCATCCACAATCATGTGCCTCCCATTGAGCGCGTTCCCCTGATATCGGATGACAGTGATAACGGTTCGTTCAAAGAAAGTGAAGGACTTGGTTTATTTATTGTGAAGAAAATATGCGAACTGATGAAGGCGACGATGGACATTGAAAGTGCGCCGGGTAAAGGCACATTGGTAAGGGTTCGTTTTCAGTCAAAACAAGAGCTTAATGCTGCACCATAA
- a CDS encoding AEC family transporter, which produces METLLKLYGELFPVMAFIPAGYLISKKFDFNSDYISKPLINVLLPLLVFTNMLEAEASKLIVLPILTFLLALGMNFVAKLAQNKLASETDPLLLRSSFSFFNIAFFGIPTVTALFGEDKVSVLICIYLGSALYGDTIGYYQVAKTKYPAKKAFKEMLSIPFLYVFVAGIICKIAGLETPEFVKPALGVVSFAVSAAGMMIVGFQLASVDFKNIKIPYFSKLLGFRTLAAIIILGVIAFAASFIAKDLEEEDYKMLALVPLFPIAANVTVFAAFLKADEEQSSILVFLSMLLSVVLVSVATFFMQ; this is translated from the coding sequence TTGGAAACCCTTCTTAAACTTTACGGCGAGCTATTTCCTGTTATGGCATTTATCCCAGCCGGATATCTGATCAGCAAGAAATTTGACTTCAATTCAGATTACATCAGCAAGCCGCTGATCAATGTGCTATTGCCGTTGCTTGTATTTACAAACATGCTTGAAGCTGAGGCTTCCAAGCTGATCGTTTTGCCCATTCTGACGTTTTTGCTGGCATTAGGGATGAATTTTGTTGCGAAACTGGCTCAAAACAAGCTAGCATCTGAAACTGATCCTTTGCTGCTGCGAAGCTCATTTTCGTTTTTCAACATTGCTTTTTTCGGCATCCCCACGGTGACCGCGCTATTTGGAGAAGACAAAGTCAGTGTGCTGATCTGCATTTACCTAGGTTCGGCATTATATGGCGACACAATCGGTTATTACCAGGTAGCCAAGACTAAATATCCGGCTAAGAAAGCCTTCAAGGAAATGCTTAGTATTCCGTTCCTGTATGTGTTTGTTGCGGGAATAATATGTAAAATAGCCGGGCTGGAAACGCCTGAGTTTGTTAAACCGGCCCTTGGTGTGGTCAGTTTTGCTGTTTCCGCAGCCGGTATGATGATCGTAGGGTTTCAACTGGCAAGTGTTGATTTCAAGAACATTAAAATTCCTTACTTTTCAAAACTGCTTGGTTTTCGTACGCTTGCTGCGATCATCATACTTGGCGTTATCGCTTTCGCAGCCTCCTTTATAGCCAAAGACCTGGAAGAGGAGGATTACAAAATGCTCGCCCTGGTTCCGTTATTTCCTATCGCAGCGAATGTTACGGTATTTGCCGCATTTTTGAAAGCGGATGAAGAACAATCTTCGATCCTGGTATTTCTATCGATGTTGCTGTCTGTTGTGCTCGTTTCGGTCGCAACATTTTTCATGCAGTAG
- a CDS encoding FAD/NAD(P)-binding protein — MNLTNITIIGGGACGISAFIELFLQLRIAKSHREVSITIIEENKEVGKGLAFGTKQPGHILNTQADLMGIHFTEPQHFSDWLIEHDARIGSEVVDNQGENRAFTTRRLYGDYLKEQFEHYFALARNEGMDVQVIHASAKSVAREEPRFTIHLSGNMQHSCDFLVLSPGTPVADNYPDLNDKENYFGSPWPSEPILERIPKDADVAILGSSLSAVDALMTLTDNDYKGQITCYSPDGLMPRVQPADQAAMVDCKFLTLRNLHEIQRKELRNPTVKEIFRLFRKEAEAYAGGKIDWKATARTDKPAEKLLAEDIEIAKNGGDALSNIPYSLRYESSEMWKWLDESEKLKFKKWFGAYWAVNRHCMPLVNAERVNKLFTSNQLQVVPGLKEVVFDDSKNSFVLTHGDGNESVEKFVINATGPASAVKLMKSELMQNLAKDGLIEPEDAGGIKINTETMQVITGKSAYPNFYAVGHITNGLLLDVNAVWFNVKTIGNLSRHLISQIIGNPS, encoded by the coding sequence ATGAATTTAACAAATATTACGATTATCGGTGGCGGCGCTTGCGGAATATCAGCATTCATAGAGCTCTTTCTTCAATTACGCATCGCAAAAAGCCACCGGGAAGTTAGCATTACCATCATTGAAGAGAACAAAGAAGTCGGCAAGGGACTTGCTTTTGGGACCAAACAACCGGGTCATATTCTCAACACCCAGGCCGATCTGATGGGAATCCATTTTACAGAGCCACAGCATTTCAGCGATTGGCTGATCGAGCATGATGCGCGGATCGGCAGCGAAGTCGTTGATAACCAAGGTGAAAACAGAGCTTTTACCACCCGCAGACTGTATGGTGATTATCTGAAAGAACAATTCGAGCATTACTTTGCCCTGGCCAGGAACGAAGGCATGGATGTGCAGGTGATCCATGCGAGCGCAAAAAGCGTTGCCCGTGAAGAACCCCGTTTCACCATTCACTTGTCCGGAAACATGCAGCATTCGTGTGATTTTCTGGTGCTTTCCCCTGGCACGCCGGTTGCCGATAACTATCCGGATTTGAATGATAAAGAGAATTATTTCGGCTCTCCCTGGCCATCAGAGCCTATTTTGGAAAGAATCCCAAAGGATGCGGATGTAGCGATCTTAGGGTCGAGCCTTAGTGCTGTGGACGCATTGATGACGCTTACGGATAATGATTATAAAGGACAAATTACTTGTTACTCGCCGGACGGGCTAATGCCCAGGGTGCAACCGGCGGATCAGGCTGCAATGGTCGATTGCAAGTTTTTGACGCTCAGAAATCTTCATGAGATCCAGCGGAAGGAACTGAGAAACCCTACAGTGAAAGAAATATTCAGGCTTTTCAGAAAAGAAGCAGAAGCATATGCAGGCGGAAAAATCGATTGGAAAGCCACTGCCAGAACAGATAAGCCAGCCGAAAAACTGCTGGCAGAGGACATTGAAATTGCTAAAAACGGCGGTGATGCACTCAGTAACATTCCCTATTCGCTTCGGTATGAGAGTTCTGAAATGTGGAAATGGCTGGATGAATCTGAAAAACTCAAATTTAAAAAATGGTTTGGCGCTTACTGGGCGGTGAATCGTCACTGCATGCCGCTTGTGAATGCTGAGCGGGTTAATAAGTTGTTCACATCAAATCAGTTACAGGTTGTTCCGGGCTTGAAAGAAGTGGTTTTTGACGACAGTAAAAATAGCTTTGTGCTAACCCACGGCGACGGAAATGAGTCGGTTGAGAAGTTTGTGATCAACGCCACAGGGCCTGCGTCTGCTGTTAAATTGATGAAATCGGAGCTGATGCAGAATCTCGCGAAGGATGGTTTGATTGAGCCGGAGGATGCGGGCGGGATCAAGATCAATACGGAAACGATGCAGGTCATCACCGGCAAAAGCGCTTATCCAAACTTTTACGCGGTTGGTCATATTACAAATGGCTTGCTTCTGGATGTAAACGCGGTTTGGTTCAACGTCAAAACGATCGGCAATTTATCACGTCACCTTATCAGTCAGATTATTGGAAACCCTTCTTAA
- a CDS encoding calcium:proton antiporter, giving the protein MKSKLSLPRWSIITPVLAWLLYYGKSFEFGSVYDVFLAFGLIGVVLAAVHHAEVIAHRVGEPAGTLVLAIAITIIEVALIVSLMLAGGAETAALARDTVFAAIMIILTGIIGLCLLVGGYRYQEQQFGKFGVSAALVTLTAISVLTLVLPNYTTSVIGPVYNNSQLIFVAIISLVLYGTFVMVQTVRHRAYFLPEIDANKETPADPPSNQVTLISTVLLLVCLAAVVLLAKMLAPTIETFVVEMGAPKSLVGVIVAAVILLPEGLAALRAAKKNRLQISLNLALGSALASIGLTIPVVAVVSIFTGLTITLGIDTKSTLLLILSLFTVALSFGTGKTTVMQGVVLLVIFAVYLFTTIVP; this is encoded by the coding sequence ATGAAGTCTAAACTCTCGCTGCCACGCTGGTCTATCATAACCCCTGTTCTGGCGTGGCTTCTTTATTATGGTAAATCTTTCGAGTTCGGTAGTGTATATGACGTGTTCCTCGCATTTGGACTAATAGGTGTAGTGCTGGCAGCAGTGCACCATGCCGAAGTAATTGCGCACCGCGTAGGCGAACCAGCCGGAACACTCGTCCTTGCCATTGCTATTACAATTATTGAAGTGGCTTTAATTGTTTCGCTCATGCTGGCAGGCGGCGCCGAAACGGCTGCGCTTGCCAGGGACACGGTTTTTGCTGCGATTATGATTATTCTTACGGGTATTATCGGGCTATGCCTGCTTGTGGGCGGTTACCGCTATCAGGAGCAGCAATTTGGGAAGTTCGGCGTAAGTGCTGCCCTGGTGACGCTTACCGCGATTTCCGTACTCACACTGGTTTTACCTAATTACACAACCAGCGTTATCGGGCCTGTTTACAACAATAGCCAGCTTATTTTCGTGGCGATCATCTCGCTGGTGCTTTACGGCACATTTGTAATGGTGCAGACTGTCCGTCACCGCGCCTACTTTCTCCCGGAAATCGATGCAAACAAGGAAACGCCTGCCGATCCGCCCTCGAATCAGGTGACCTTAATCAGCACGGTTTTGCTGCTGGTATGCCTCGCTGCGGTGGTGCTTCTGGCGAAAATGCTGGCACCTACTATTGAAACTTTCGTTGTAGAAATGGGTGCTCCCAAGTCGCTTGTGGGGGTCATTGTTGCTGCTGTCATTCTGCTGCCGGAAGGTTTAGCGGCGTTAAGGGCCGCAAAGAAAAACCGGCTGCAGATCAGTTTGAACCTCGCGCTGGGCTCTGCACTCGCGAGTATCGGCCTTACCATTCCCGTTGTAGCAGTAGTATCCATATTCACCGGCCTGACTATCACCCTGGGCATCGACACGAAATCCACGCTCCTGCTCATTCTGTCCCTTTTCACCGTAGCCCTATCCTTCGGGACCGGAAAAACCACCGTCATGCAAGGCGTAGTCCTCCTGGTCATTTTCGCGGTATATTTGTTCACTACGATTGTGCCTTGA
- a CDS encoding DUF4468 domain-containing protein has protein sequence MKYPLFSTLFIVALNLSTPSFAQKSGLPYDRFTGEITQTKSVQTGQSRDKAFSAARAWIRRTYPNYREVIRVEDAGLGRIVFQDQEPIVSESFKSFSYRVQVDIKDGFYNCTINNVKTRNAVSADYTSADADFSNIGMYGKHIDDIGREISITKSKKAKAKLYQQRRNIKSVLQDYHKSHYLMDLQFTMIQNGLREAVLGPGSLAAK, from the coding sequence ATGAAATACCCTCTATTCTCAACGCTCTTCATTGTTGCCCTGAATCTGTCCACGCCAAGCTTCGCGCAGAAGTCAGGCTTGCCCTACGACCGGTTCACCGGCGAAATCACCCAGACCAAATCGGTACAAACCGGCCAGTCACGCGATAAGGCTTTTAGCGCTGCGAGAGCCTGGATACGCAGGACCTATCCCAACTATCGTGAGGTGATAAGGGTTGAGGATGCGGGTTTGGGCAGGATCGTTTTCCAGGATCAGGAACCGATCGTTTCCGAAAGTTTCAAATCATTCAGTTACCGCGTCCAGGTTGATATCAAGGATGGATTTTACAACTGCACCATTAACAATGTAAAGACGCGCAATGCAGTTTCGGCTGACTACACATCGGCAGATGCAGATTTTTCAAACATCGGCATGTACGGTAAACATATCGACGACATTGGTCGCGAGATTTCCATTACTAAAAGCAAAAAGGCCAAGGCTAAGCTGTACCAGCAGCGCCGCAACATCAAGTCCGTCCTGCAAGACTATCACAAATCCCACTACCTGATGGACCTCCAATTCACCATGATCCAAAACGGCCTCCGCGAAGCAGTGCTGGGTCCCGGCTCGCTGGCTGCGAAGTGA
- a CDS encoding tyrosine-protein phosphatase: MANEAGGKSGFIFPKLLFLSARGTLYIFLAGIALTACKVSVSENHDGKSAYRQVVHGEDSLLLAKRYIPFGNTLNFRDIGGLKTKDGRIVRLGKIYRSGNLASLDEGEFDKLNSLHIASVYDLRTDHEIKGKEDRLPPNVKYFHTPTVEDKEGEIAQLKTKVINGQISEQQAFDKTIQFYEDAVSLNVNALREIMQDILDSNTPVVYHCSAGKDRTGIISALILSILKVDRETIVNEYLLSNYYRQEHTESTLRKAKLGKIIKRKMDLKAVEVFITVDERFINATFETIDKKYGGIEQFIKNQLGIDQKRRELLIERLTYQE, encoded by the coding sequence ATGGCAAATGAAGCAGGCGGGAAAAGTGGTTTCATTTTTCCAAAATTGTTATTTCTCAGCGCAAGGGGAACATTGTATATTTTTCTGGCCGGGATTGCGCTTACAGCTTGCAAAGTCAGTGTTTCGGAGAATCATGACGGGAAATCGGCTTATCGTCAGGTTGTTCACGGGGAAGATTCGTTACTGTTAGCTAAACGATACATTCCTTTCGGAAACACACTGAATTTCAGAGACATAGGCGGTCTTAAAACCAAAGATGGAAGGATAGTCCGCTTAGGCAAGATCTACCGCTCGGGAAATCTGGCCAGCCTGGATGAAGGCGAATTTGACAAGTTGAATTCACTGCACATTGCCAGCGTATACGACCTGCGCACCGATCATGAGATTAAAGGTAAAGAGGATCGCTTGCCACCGAATGTCAAATATTTCCATACGCCAACGGTCGAAGACAAAGAGGGGGAAATTGCGCAGTTAAAAACAAAAGTGATCAACGGCCAGATTTCGGAACAGCAGGCATTTGACAAAACAATCCAGTTTTATGAAGATGCTGTATCCTTGAATGTGAATGCATTGCGGGAAATTATGCAGGATATTCTGGATTCTAATACGCCGGTCGTATATCATTGTTCGGCAGGAAAAGACCGTACAGGCATTATTTCCGCATTGATATTATCTATCCTGAAAGTCGACCGTGAGACAATAGTGAATGAATATTTACTGTCCAATTATTATCGCCAGGAGCACACAGAGAGCACATTGCGGAAAGCTAAATTGGGGAAAATCATCAAACGCAAAATGGATCTGAAAGCAGTAGAAGTGTTTATCACCGTGGACGAGCGATTTATCAATGCTACTTTCGAAACTATTGATAAAAAGTATGGCGGGATAGAGCAGTTTATCAAAAATCAGCTTGGTATAGACCAAAAACGCAGAGAACTGCTCATTGAAAGGCTTACTTATCAGGAATAA
- a CDS encoding PQQ-dependent sugar dehydrogenase — translation MSKSILLTLAGAAFVIASCQNKSSENSDAAEKDTTATAGAPVETQKANSDYKPSFEGQTRIGSVKSTTAYEGKVLTSDLKNPWGVTTLPDGRLIITEKAGTMRIATTDGKVSAPITGIPAVNAEGQGGLLGIRVDPEFDKNRMVYWVFAEKQPGGNLTSVAKGKLSADEKKIEGATVIYRATPAFPSNLHYGGRILFDKQGDLVISTGERSDTVSRPQAQHLNSSLGKVIRITKDGKPVKGNPFEGKAGAKPELYSYGHRNVQGLAFHPVSGDLWEVEFGPRGGDELNRVEAGKNYGWPTITYGIEYSGKKIGDSIQVKEGMEQPVYYWDPVVSPSGITFYSSDSIPEWKNNLFIGGLSSMHIVRLVIENNKVVGEERLLASEGQRFRDITEGKDGALYAVTDQGKLYRIFKK, via the coding sequence ATGTCTAAAAGTATTCTGTTAACCCTGGCGGGAGCAGCTTTTGTTATCGCTTCATGCCAAAACAAATCGTCCGAAAATTCGGATGCTGCTGAAAAAGATACCACGGCTACGGCCGGCGCTCCCGTCGAAACCCAAAAAGCCAATTCAGATTACAAACCTTCTTTCGAGGGACAGACAAGAATTGGAAGTGTAAAATCAACAACGGCATATGAAGGTAAAGTTCTCACCAGCGACCTAAAAAATCCTTGGGGTGTTACCACCTTGCCGGACGGACGTTTAATCATTACAGAAAAAGCTGGAACAATGCGCATCGCCACCACCGATGGAAAGGTAAGCGCACCAATTACGGGCATTCCCGCTGTGAATGCAGAAGGACAAGGCGGTTTGCTGGGCATCCGTGTTGACCCTGAATTCGATAAAAACAGAATGGTTTACTGGGTCTTTGCAGAAAAACAACCTGGCGGCAACCTGACTTCCGTAGCGAAAGGAAAACTGTCAGCAGACGAGAAAAAAATCGAAGGCGCAACGGTTATTTACCGCGCTACACCCGCCTTTCCAAGCAACCTGCATTACGGCGGAAGGATTTTATTTGACAAACAAGGCGACCTTGTCATCAGCACAGGCGAGCGCTCAGACACTGTTTCGAGACCGCAGGCGCAACATTTAAATTCCAGCCTGGGCAAAGTGATCCGCATTACCAAGGATGGCAAACCGGTGAAAGGCAATCCGTTTGAAGGCAAAGCGGGCGCGAAACCAGAGCTGTATTCTTATGGCCACCGCAATGTCCAGGGATTGGCGTTCCACCCTGTTTCGGGTGATCTTTGGGAAGTTGAGTTTGGCCCAAGAGGCGGTGACGAGCTGAACCGCGTTGAAGCTGGAAAAAACTACGGCTGGCCGACCATTACTTACGGGATCGAATACAGCGGCAAGAAAATCGGTGATTCGATCCAGGTGAAAGAAGGCATGGAGCAACCGGTTTACTACTGGGATCCTGTGGTTTCGCCGAGCGGCATCACATTTTACAGCAGCGACAGCATTCCGGAATGGAAAAATAACCTTTTCATCGGCGGATTGAGCAGCATGCACATTGTGAGACTGGTAATCGAAAACAACAAAGTCGTGGGAGAAGAAAGGTTGCTGGCCTCCGAAGGACAGCGTTTCCGTGACATTACCGAAGGGAAAGACGGCGCATTATACGCCGTGACCGATCAGGGGAAACTGTATCGCATTTTCAAAAAATAA
- a CDS encoding AI-2E family transporter, with the protein MIRFSNHLKSVSLAASLLSLVLIIALLYVLQSVLIPLLFSILLAISLFPITRFFEKYKLSRATASILSVLVAIVLISFLIWFIVHQVIVIGANGNDLQLRFMHILETIQKWVTMRFGIEEGEITKQITGFSNRVVSNAGTILSTAFGSVGGILAGVIIVPLFTFFLLYYRDFFREFFFHAFASASKEVVSDVLDKIYYVVQSYLVGLVTVMGIVAILNTVGLLVLGIPYAWFFGILASLLMLLPYIGIAIGSVLPALFALATKDSAWYAVGVVAWFQVVQFLEGNFLTPNIVGGKVSINPLMALVGLLLGGMLFGLAGLILAIPITAVLKVVFDAIPSMKAYGFLIGEPEKYHLKRFSNKIIMKRWKINQVPNQE; encoded by the coding sequence ATGATCCGATTTTCCAATCACCTCAAAAGCGTAAGTCTGGCTGCCTCTTTATTGAGCCTTGTTTTAATCATTGCCCTGCTATATGTGTTGCAAAGCGTTTTAATCCCGCTCTTATTTTCCATTCTGCTAGCCATTTCACTATTTCCGATCACCCGCTTTTTCGAAAAATATAAATTAAGCCGCGCAACGGCTTCCATCCTCTCCGTACTCGTGGCTATTGTGCTCATTTCATTCCTGATCTGGTTTATTGTGCATCAGGTGATCGTGATCGGCGCTAACGGGAACGACCTGCAACTGCGTTTTATGCACATCCTGGAAACGATCCAGAAATGGGTAACCATGCGTTTCGGCATTGAAGAAGGCGAAATCACGAAGCAGATCACAGGATTCTCCAATAGGGTTGTGAGCAATGCCGGAACCATTCTCAGCACTGCTTTTGGCTCAGTAGGCGGCATTCTGGCGGGGGTGATCATTGTGCCGTTGTTCACCTTTTTCCTTTTGTACTACCGCGATTTCTTCCGTGAGTTTTTCTTTCACGCATTTGCATCCGCATCCAAAGAAGTGGTCAGTGACGTGCTTGACAAGATTTATTATGTTGTACAAAGTTACCTGGTCGGACTTGTAACGGTTATGGGCATCGTCGCGATCCTGAATACGGTTGGTCTGCTGGTTTTGGGCATTCCCTATGCATGGTTCTTCGGTATCCTGGCTTCGCTGTTGATGTTGCTTCCCTATATTGGCATTGCGATCGGCTCGGTGCTTCCGGCTTTGTTTGCTTTGGCTACCAAAGATAGCGCATGGTATGCAGTGGGTGTGGTTGCCTGGTTTCAGGTTGTGCAGTTTTTGGAAGGCAACTTCCTTACGCCCAACATTGTAGGTGGAAAAGTAAGCATTAACCCGCTAATGGCGCTTGTAGGATTGCTTTTAGGCGGTATGCTTTTCGGTCTGGCCGGTTTGATCCTCGCTATCCCGATTACCGCTGTTTTGAAAGTGGTTTTTGATGCCATTCCGTCCATGAAAGCCTACGGATTCCTGATCGGAGAACCCGAAAAATATCACCTCAAGCGCTTTTCCAACAAGATCATCATGAAGCGCTGGAAAATCAACCAGGTCCCGAACCAGGAATAG
- a CDS encoding efflux RND transporter periplasmic adaptor subunit encodes MKRILMVLSLCATLFHTSCESKKEEKEEEVKFLVTSPLQRDTLVTKEYVSQIRAISHIELRALERGYLQNIYVDEGQTVKKGQLMFKIMPMLYQAEQQKAQAEANFAEIEFKNTKSLADSNVVSKNELALAKAKLDKAKAELGLATTHLGFTEIRAPFNGIMDHFQVRLGSLLDEGDLLTTLSDNSEMWVYFNVPEAEYLDYKANEATAGMLNVNLRMANNQMFPHSGSVKTIEADFNNETGNIAFRATFPNPKRLLRHGETGNVLVTVPMKNALLIPQKATFEVLEKKYVYVVDKDNKIRSREIEIEAELPHIFVVKSGLKADEKILLEGLRQVKENEKIHSTFVKPDSVISNLSLYAE; translated from the coding sequence ATGAAGAGAATTCTCATGGTCCTCAGTTTGTGTGCAACCCTGTTCCACACAAGTTGTGAATCCAAAAAAGAAGAAAAAGAAGAAGAAGTTAAGTTCCTGGTGACAAGCCCCTTGCAAAGAGACACATTGGTTACCAAGGAATATGTAAGCCAGATCCGGGCGATCAGCCACATTGAGCTGCGTGCTTTGGAAAGAGGTTATTTACAAAACATCTATGTGGACGAAGGTCAGACCGTTAAAAAAGGCCAGCTGATGTTCAAGATCATGCCGATGCTTTATCAGGCCGAACAACAAAAAGCACAGGCAGAAGCCAATTTTGCAGAGATCGAATTCAAAAACACCAAGTCGCTGGCCGACAGCAATGTGGTTTCCAAAAACGAGCTGGCACTTGCCAAAGCCAAATTGGACAAAGCCAAAGCAGAACTGGGATTAGCCACAACGCACCTGGGCTTCACCGAAATCCGCGCGCCATTCAACGGCATCATGGACCATTTTCAGGTGAGATTGGGAAGTTTGTTGGACGAAGGGGATTTGCTGACAACATTGTCTGACAACAGTGAAATGTGGGTTTATTTCAATGTCCCCGAAGCTGAATATTTGGATTACAAAGCCAACGAAGCCACAGCAGGCATGCTTAATGTGAACCTGCGCATGGCGAACAATCAAATGTTCCCGCATTCGGGATCCGTAAAAACGATTGAAGCTGATTTCAACAACGAGACTGGTAACATCGCTTTCAGGGCCACATTCCCAAATCCAAAAAGATTGCTGAGACACGGTGAGACAGGAAATGTATTGGTAACCGTTCCGATGAAAAATGCCTTGCTGATCCCCCAAAAAGCCACTTTCGAGGTTTTGGAAAAGAAATACGTGTATGTGGTGGATAAAGACAACAAGATCCGTTCGAGGGAAATTGAAATCGAAGCAGAACTTCCGCACATCTTCGTCGTAAAATCCGGTCTGAAAGCCGATGAGAAAATCCTTCTGGAAGGTTTGCGCCAGGTGAAAGAGAACGAAAAGATCCACTCTACTTTCGTAAAACCTGATTCTGTGATTTCCAATCTGAGTCTGTACGCTGAATAG